A DNA window from Rhineura floridana isolate rRhiFlo1 chromosome 11, rRhiFlo1.hap2, whole genome shotgun sequence contains the following coding sequences:
- the LOC133367454 gene encoding vomeronasal type-2 receptor 26-like: protein MNEISRNAHLLPNSTLSSIFTQNAHNEMGTSYGTMDLLFKRHGSPFNYICGKSYKLMAIIGGLTSHNSKQMPQILNIYKLPQLSYSSFDPSLSDKTQFPSVYRMIPSETPQYLGIVQLLQHFGWTWIGLIISDGDSGEVLLRTLTPWLLRNNICFAFKEILKDPWAVKEQKKQLHSFLKNIRFNNSAGEEIFFDKNGELAAGYDIINTITFSNRSIHKNHVGRIDPQAPKGKQFTIHRNAIVWNHKFNQILPQSTCVGSCYPGHSRIVRQGEQICCYDCPQCSEGMISKLMDADHCNKCPEDQHPNKKQDHCIPKHIIYLSYREPLGIILASFALFVSLIMLVVMWIFIQHQNTPIVKANNWSITCTLLIALLFCFLCSFLFIGQPGKVTCLLRQTVFGIIFSLAVSCVLAKTITVVLAFMATKPGNKMRKWIGKRLAVSVIILCTLIQTGISVFWLATSPPFPEFDKYSKRDQMILQCNEGSVLMFYTVLGYLGLLAIISFTVAFFARKLPDTFNEAKLITFSMLVFCSVWLSFIPTYLSTKGKYMVAVEIFSILASSTGLLACIFLPKFYIIILRPELNTRDQLVRKKNCGT, encoded by the exons ATGAATGAGATCAGCAGGAATGCCCACCTCTTACCCAACAGTACATTGTCTTCCATCTTCACTCAAAATGCTCACAATGAAATGGGAACCTCTTACGGGACAATGGATCTCCTTTTCAAAAGACATGGGAGCCCCTTCAACTACATCTGTGGAAAGTCATACAAGCTAATGGCTATCATTGGTGGGCTCACATCTCATAATTCCAAGCAGATGCCACAAATCTTAAATATCTACAAGCTGCCACAG CTCAGTTATAGCTCCTTTGACCCTTCCCTGAGTGATAAAACACAGTTTCCTTCTGTCTATCGGATGATCCCCAGTGAAACTCCTCAGTATCTTGGGATTGTGCAGCTACTTCAGCATTTTGGATGGACTTGGATTGGGCTTATTATTTCAGATGGTGACAGTGGAGAAGTGTTATTGAGGACTCTCACTCCTTGGCTGCTCCGGAAcaatatttgttttgcttttaaagaaatACTGAAGGACCCCTGGGCAGTAAAAGAGCAAAAGAAGCAG CTTCACTCCTTCCTGAAAAACATCCGCTTcaacaatagtgctggggaagAAATATTTTTTGATAAAAATGGAGAGTTGGCAGCTGGATATGATATCATTAACACCATCACATTCTCCAATCGGTCCATCCACAAAAACCATGTTGGAAGGATTGACCCCCAGGCTCCCAAAGGAAAACAGTTCACCATCCATAGAAATGCCATTGTGTGGAATCACAAGTTTAACCAG ATCCTTCCCCAATCCACGTGTGTTGGGAGTTGCTATCCTGGACACAGCAGAATTGTGCGACAGGGGGAACAGATCTGCTGTTATGATTGTCCTCAGTGCTCTGAAGGAATGATTTCAAAGCTGATGG ATGCAGACCACTGCAACAAGTGCCCTGAGGATCAGCATCCAAACAAGAAACAGGATCACTGCATCCCTAAACATATCATCTATCTATCGTACAGAGAGCCCTTAGGAATAATTCTGGCTTCATTTGctctttttgtttctttgattATGCTTGTGGTAATGTGGATCTTCATTCAACATCAGAATACTCCtattgtcaaagccaacaactgGAGCATCACATGCACCCTCCTCATTGCACTATTGTTTTGCTTTCTGTGCTCCTTCTTATTCATTGGACAGCCTGGGAAGGTGACCTGCCTTCTCCGTCAAACAGTGTTTGGAATCATCTTCTCCCTCgctgtttcttgtgtgttggctaaaaccatcactgtggttctgGCCTTCATGGCCACCAAGCCAGGAAACAAGATGAGGAAATGGATAGGGAAGAGACTGGCAGTCTCAGTCATCATCCTCTGTACTCTTATTCAAACTGGCATATCTGTTTTCTGGCTGgcaacctctcctccctttccagaGTTTGACAAGTACTCCAAAAGGGATCAGATGATTTTGCAATGCAACGAAGGATCagtcctcatgttttatactgtCCTGGGCTACTTGGGGCTTCTGGCCATCATCAGCTTCACAGTGGCTTTCTTTGCCAGGAAGTTGCCTGATACTTTTAATGAAGCCAAActcatcaccttcagcatgttggtcttttgcagtgtttggttatcCTTTATTCCAACCTATTTGAGTACTAAAggaaaatacatggtggctgtggagatcttctccatcttggcctccagcaCTGGGTTGCTGGCTTGCATCTTCCTCCCTAAATTCTACATTATTATCCTGAGGCCTGAGCTGAACACTAGGGATCAGCTTGTAAGGAAAAAGAATTGTGGTACCTGA